A window of Gossypium raimondii isolate GPD5lz chromosome 7, ASM2569854v1, whole genome shotgun sequence genomic DNA:
CATGTTCATGCTATATTATATAAccattttatttctctttttagGACAGTTTCATTTGTTGGGTTTGtcttaaaattgtttaaattatcttttcatgttttcttatgattttaaacaatgaaagttgagttctttatttttttaatgctaGTTCATGTACTTTTGGTGTTGGACTTTTAGCTCAGGCGTTCAAAGGTGGTTCAAAGATAGGAATTTGTTGGAGTTACTgggtttatttttgttgaaaaatagtGGTTAAAGTTGGAATCTTTAATGGGGATTGAAAAGGGAAATTTGggtgattttgtaatcttattGACAAATTAGAGAAACGCCATTTGCATTTTAAGCTCTGGGGAAATGGCTAGAGTAAGGAAAAGGAATATACATTTAAGCAAACTCTGTTCCTTTTCGTGTTGTCGTCGACCGAGTCAACCGAGTTCGACCGATGAATATGACAGAATCGGTCAAAAAGGGTACTCAAGAGTGGTGTATTGTAATGAACCTGATTGTGAAGAGCAAATTCGTTTAAAGTATAGGAGAAATTATGTTTCCACTACTAAGTATACAGCAGCTAATTTTATCCCAAAGTCTTTGTTTGAGCAATTTAGGAGGGTTGCAAACATATACTTTCTTGTTGTTGCTTGTGTTTCGTTTAGTCCGTTGGCACCTTATTCTGCACCGAGCGTTCTTGTGCCGTTAATCGTGGTGATTGGAGCTACAATGGCTAAAGAAGGCATCGAAGATTATCGGCGAAAACAGCAGGTCATGCTTGTGCCCTTCTTTggatttccaccatttttttattgataCTCGGCTCCTTATTTTgttcttaatatatatttttttctttttctgtcgGTTTATGTAACATATCTGAAGTAGCTTTTCCTCGGTTTCAGGATGTAGAGGCAAACAATCGGACAGTTGAAGTTTATGACGGAAATAGTTCTTTCAACGAAACCAAATGGAAGAATCTCCGTGTCGGTGACATTGTTAAGGTGCATAAGGATGAATATTTTCCGGCTGATCTACTCTTACTTTCTTCGGACTATGAAGACGGTGTTTGTTATGTTGAGACGATGAACCTCGATGGAGAGACTAATTTAAAGTCAAAGCATCCGTTAGAGGTAACATCTTTGATTCGTGATGTAGAGACTGTTAAGGGATTTAGAGCGGTGATTAAGTGTGAGGATCCAAATGAACATCTTTACAAATTCGTTGGAACATTGTACTACGAATGTCAACAATATGCACTTTCACCGCAACAAATCCTTTTGAGAGGTACTAAACTGAAAGGTCCTGATTATATCAATGGTGTGGTTATCTTCACTGGACACGATACGAAAGTAATGCAGAATGCTATGGACCCTCCTTCGAAGAGGACAAGGATAGAGAGAAGGAtggataaaataatttatgtccTTTTCAGTGCTTTGATTTTGGTATCATTCATAGGGTCTCTACTTTTCGGAATTGAAACTAAAAAAGATGGTGGCGATTACGGAAGGTGGTATCTCCGACCGGATATCACGACTGTATTCTTTGACCCGAGGAGACCTTCAGTGGCTGCTTTTTTGCATTTCTTGACAGGTCTGATGTTGTATGGGTATTTGATACCAATATCATTGTATGTTTCCATCGAGATTTGCAAGGTTTTACAAAGCATTTTCATTAACCAAGACCAGGCTATGTATGATGAGGAAACCAAGAGGTCGGCACATGCACGGACATCTAATTTGAACGAGGAACTTGGTCAGGTCTTCACTATACTCTCTGACAAAACCGGAACTTTGACATGTAACAAGATGGAGTTTGTGAAATGCTCGATTGCTGGCACTGCCTATGGTTGTGGCATGACTGAGGTTGAAATTGCATTGGCTAGGAAAAGAGGTGAGACATTGGATGAACAAAGGGATATTGATACAGTGGAATCTAGAGAACCTGTTAAGGGTTTCAACTTCCGAGATGGACGCATTATGAACCGGAAATGGGTGCACGAACCTTATCGAGATTACATAGAGAAGTTCTTTAGGGTCTTAGCACTTTGCCATACAGCCGTTCCTGAAGTACTAGACCCCGGTAAGATTTTTTATGAGGCTGAGTCGCCAGATGAAGCAGCATTCGTCATTGCTGCACGAGAAGTCGGTTTTCAGTTTGTCAAAAGGAATCAAACCAGCATACAACTGCGTGAACTGGATCGTAGTAGTGGGGAAATAGTTGACAGGTAAACTTTTCGGAACCTTCGATTATATTCTTAGTCAAACCAGCTGTATGTTGCTTTTCAGTTTCTcctacttttatatttttttccgGGATCTGCTATTTGAACTTTGGTTTACATTGCATATGAACGAATAAGTTTCTGCATTTCAGAGTATACGAGCTTCTTCATGTGTTGGAGTTCAGTAGCACTCGTAGAAGGATGTCCGTAATAGTAAGGAACCCAGAAAGACAGTTATTGCTCCTTGCTAAGGGGGCAGACAGGTCAGAACTCGTAATCCATAAATCTGCATTCAGACATATTTGATGTTGAACTTGATTTATCGCTATGTTATTCAGTGTGATATTTGAAAGGCTGTCAGAACAAGGACGGATGTTCGAGGCGGAGACCAAAGAGCATATCGAAAGGTATTCTGAGGCAGGATTACGAACTTTGGCAGTCGCTTATCGTGAGCTTGATGATGATGAGTATAAAAGGTGGGAACAAGAATATGTGAAGGCCAAAACTTCTGTAAGTGCCAATAGAGATGATTTGCTGGATGTGATGGCTGAGTTGATTGAAAGGGATTTAATTCTTCTTGGTGCTACAGCTATTGAAGACAAACTACAAAAGGGGGTCAGTTACAGTAGTCTTCGttttccttgaagtacttgtGTCCGACAGTCGTGTCCAATTCATATTTGCAAATATGcaccaacttaaaaaaaaaaaacgaatatACTCATGTTATATATCCGTACAATAACACTGGGGTTCAAGTTACATGGTTGTAACCTATGTATGTAGATAAGATTTGTATGAACAGCTATATTCCTCTGTTATGTAGGTCCCAGACTGTATTGACAAGCTTGCACAGGCTGGAATAAATATATGGGTATTGACCGGTGACAAGAAGGGAACTGCTATTAATATCGGGTATGCCAATGCCGGCAAGTTGGATTCAACTTTTCCAGTATTAATAATGCGTATAAACATAAATGATATAGATGCTATATTTCTACAGGTATGCATGCAGTCTGCTAAGACATGGAATGAAAGAGATTTTGGTCATACTTGAAAATCCCGGAATTGCAGCCGTCGAAAGGGATACGGAAGACTTTGCAAAGGTATAATTCACATTTGTCTTAAAGTGATGTTGATGCAATCTTTCATGGGGAAAATctgaatatataatttttcttaggCTTCTGAAATTGTAGAAAAGCAAATAGACGAAGGAATATCTCAAGTAACTGGCGGAAGCAGCACCCAGTTTGGTTTGATTATCGATGGCCAGTCCTTGATTTTTGCTCTGGACAAGAAGCTCATAATGCGCTTTATGGAGCTAGCAATGAAATGTGCTACTGTTATATGCTGTCGATCTTCCCCGAAACAAAAAGCTATTGTAAGTGTGGTGTTTAGGATAATCAAGTAAACTATCAGAGTTTCATGAAGATTATCAAGCTTTGGCATGAAAATAATCTGATAGAAATTTAGAAGATATGCAGGTTACTAGATGGGTGAAATCAGTAACAGGTAGAACGACACTAGCAATTGGTGATGGTGCAAACGATGTTGGCATGATTCAAGAGGCTGATATTGGAGTTGGCATCACTGGTGTCGAAGGGATGcaggtaaatatatatatatatatacatatttcattTTGGTAGGCTTTAGTATCCCGGTTTCGGTGTCAATTTGTGGCCAATGCTTGATAGTTCATCCATGTTATTCGAACAATTCAATGATACAACACGATCTGTTATGAACCGTAACTGTCTAGATTTctgattttatgtttaatgaCTACTGCAAATTGCAGGCTGCGATGTCAAGTGATTTTTCGATTGCACAATTTCGTTTCCTGGAACGTTTATTATTAGTTCATGGCCATTGGTGTTACAGGCGAATAACCATGATGGTAAAAGCTAGTCGGTCCTGCTCTCATCTCTCTCTCTGAAACTAAACTGAGATAGTCTTATGATTTTTGTATCTTGACTCTAGAGAATGATATTGTTTGCTGTTCTGTTCCATGTTTCGGGGACTTATTAGGCAAACGTTTAAGAATACAAACTATGCGTGCATACATCtaagtttattttttcttgtatACTGCAGATATGCTACTTTTTCTACAAGAACATCACTTTTGGATTTACTTTGTTTTGGTTCGAGGCCTACTCTTCTTTCTCCGCTCAGCCAGCTTATAATGATTGGTACATGTCAAGCTACAATGTCTTATTCACTTCACTTCCGGTAATTGCTCTTGGTGTTTTCGACCAGGATTTTTCAGCCCGACACTGCCTTGAGGTAAACAAttctttctattctttctttattCCTTGAAGATAAATTTGTTACACATTGACAATTAGAAAGGAAGTTGGGGGCCTTAAAATGAAACCCTAACTCAGTTTTAACCACGAGTTACACGTAACGACATAGTTGTGAAACAATGGTAGTTTTCTTTATCAATCTGACCATTGCTCTTCTCAAAATTTAAACCAGGATTTTGATTTGAACTATGTTTTTCTGCTTCAGAAAAATTAAACCGTGTCAATCTGTTGGCTTAGAATTGTTCTATATCTCGGATCAATTTAGTACATTCGTAGGAATACATGGCATGTCAACCGAATACCATTATTTACTATTCTTCTATCTATATGTAAATGTTATTTCACTTGGACTGacaatcatttcatttttcttttgcagTATCCTTCATTATACAAAGAGGGCATAGACGATGTCCTCTTCCGCTGGACCCACATACTCGGCTGGATGTTTAATGGAGTTCTTAGTTCCGTAATTATATTCTTCTTAACTGCAAACTCAATAACTGGTCAAGCATTCCGCAAAGACGGTCAAGTTGCCGATTATTCGGTTCTCGGGCTGACGATGTATACATGTGTTGTTTTGGCGGTAAATTGCCAAATGGCACTCTGCATCAATTACTTCACATGGATCCAGCACCTCTTCATATGGGGCAGTATTACCTTGTGGTTTAAATTCTTGTTGGTTTACGGTTCGATTCCACCGACATTATCTACAACGGCATACAAGGTTTTCATCGAAGCTTGCGCTCCAAGCATTCAATATTGGCTCACCATCATCCTCGTTGTTATTGCTACACTACTACCTTGGTTTTCCTATAGGGCTTTTCAGACTCGGTTTCGATCTATGGTGCGTGATTGTATACAAACATGAAGATCGTAAGGATTGAGCATGATATGGCTGAAACAAGATTGTCGGAAAGCATAGGTACCGGCTTTGCCTTGACAGATTCAGATCAGAGTCTGAAGGTAAGGATTAGGGTTACTTTTTTTCTCGGTGTTGGTTTTAAGTATAGGTCAATATGAGAGCATGAAGATCAGATGAAATGGAACCCCaacatttgatttattttttcataagcttaacttttaaatgttaaatgaaggCGATGAtgaattcttaaatttttttcaacaatCAAAATGAAATGTAGTCCAATTATAGTAGATTTCATACAAGGACTTGAAATTTGCTAAGGAAAAGCTTATGTAGAACCTTCATGCAATTATCTTTAGGAAAGGGCATACAGATTTCAAATGCTAGTATCAACCTAAAAAAGATGAGATTTAGTATGTTAGGGTTCATTCTCCTCAACCATTGAAACCCAATATCCAACAAGTCAGAGTTTGAATTTTAGCATCcctcaagccatttctttaTATTCTTAAGTACGGATTCGAATCTCAACATCTACATCAAGTGATATCTTACACTGGATACGCAAACTTTAGGAATGGTATCACTGAACTTTAGGATTCCCTCTCTGCATCATATCTAACTAATCTTTAAAGTCATTTGTAATGAATGTGACCAAGTTTCTCATGCCACAACTCCAAGCCAGAAACCTTAGCTTTGTTCCACACAATAGATTGAACTGTTTTGCTGCAGTTGTAAAAAGTGAGTGTGCCTTTCATTATCTTCCCACTGGACTTTGATGAAACCAAACacttttttgatgaaattgacaAGTATACCTTAATCACACAATTGACTAATACTTATCTAGTTTTACTTTTAGTCCATCTACAAGAAAAACATTCTTCGAATTTGGCACTCCAGGAACTTTAAGTGTTCGTTTCCTAAGGATATTAACATTTTTACGTAtgtgtagtatttttgtctatatacacatgtatttttcgaataaattgatttaataaaatattcattgattacattaatattctttatataCTCTCCTTAAACGATTTTgtatgcaaagcaaaatagaagcaaatattggctcactgaTTATCTAATATTTAGTTAATACTAAAGCAATATTATGTGGTTGAATCGTAATAAGTAAGGATAACTTGcatttaatctaaatatgtCCTTAATCTAATTGGAAATAaacaaatcgattgaaagactaatatgtcatctaccaagtccaattggggagatgttttgtcttgagcATCGGAGCGAATGACtcctaaaaattaaagatatcttatgagggcaacacacttatgaaaaagtcattagacgagcacttattaagtagctttcgtaatggtatgtaattaaAGAGGCTTTAGTTACGatattatagtggaatgacttcgtgactaaataattttataattaatagataaaaagttgggacttaattataaattatttgagttctAATTATCTATGTCTGATCGGTTCCTCCACTGGTTCGTTAAacccagaaatgaattgcatgtaaaaccaaatggatagaaaagaacataaatgaatgaaaatgataaagttagagaaatgagacGCTTTCACAaatgaatatgtttttttacgaagtatagaaatgacttgagaattaatttaagattttttgaattattatttgattaattataattaaataactaaagttcaaaaataaaataaaataaattagtcattataaatctattgaataaggaaattaaatatattttctcataaattcttttacattaaagttgtcatgactttaacggaattagaattggattgagaaaatatttaaatgtgaaattaatttagttagttTAAGTAATTGAAtggataatatttattttgagaaatagaaaataaatactaGTAATATTTACTAGCGTGTGTAAGGTCgtgttttctatttaaataatattattttacaattgaCCTACAATCATAAATTTCATACACCGTTATTCTAcgagaaaatagtgaaaatttattatctaagaataaattctattttatgaGAATTACGATATTCATCGGTTTCTATTAGAGAGAAATTACTTTCATACTGAAAGTAATCACACCGTTTCTTTTTCTATGTTAGGTTCGTGTTGTGTTGTTCGAGTCCACACTTGACGTAATTCAGGTATTGATTGAAAGTCAAGATCGACTTGAATTTATTTCGCACAAAACATAGGTGCTTTTCGATTATAGTTTATTGCTATAATTCAGAATTGTTGGAGGAATCTTCATCACTCCAGGTTACACAcaataatttcttctttttcttcaggATGTTAACACAATCAACATGGGTATGTCCAAATTCGTAACACTCATGGACTAGATTCCTTTCTTATTCTCTCTCTCAACCTCTTCTTTGATAACCACACCTTTGGTTTTATTCTTGGGAATGGTTTTAGTGGGTTCAAACTTCTTAGATCTTCTGGATTGC
This region includes:
- the LOC105768734 gene encoding probable phospholipid-transporting ATPase 8 isoform X2, yielding MARVRKRNIHLSKLCSFSCCRRPSQPSSTDEYDRIGQKGYSRVVYCNEPDCEEQIRLKYRRNYVSTTKYTAANFIPKSLFEQFRRVANIYFLVVACVSFSPLAPYSAPSVLVPLIVVIGATMAKEGIEDYRRKQQDVEANNRTVEVYDGNSSFNETKWKNLRVGDIVKVHKDEYFPADLLLLSSDYEDGVCYVETMNLDGETNLKSKHPLEVTSLIRDVETVKGFRAVIKCEDPNEHLYKFVGTLYYECQQYALSPQQILLRGTKLKGPDYINGVVIFTGHDTKVMQNAMDPPSKRTRIERRMDKIIYVLFSALILVSFIGSLLFGIETKKDGGDYGRWYLRPDITTVFFDPRRPSVAAFLHFLTGLMLYGYLIPISLYVSIEICKVLQSIFINQDQAMYDEETKRSAHARTSNLNEELGQVFTILSDKTGTLTCNKMEFVKCSIAGTAYGCGMTEVEIALARKRGETLDEQRDIDTVESREPVKGFNFRDGRIMNRKWVHEPYRDYIEKFFRVLALCHTAVPEVLDPGKIFYEAESPDEAAFVIAAREVGFQFVKRNQTSIQLRELDRSSGEIVDRVYELLHVLEFSSTRRRMSVIVRNPERQLLLLAKGADSVIFERLSEQGRMFEAETKEHIERYSEAGLRTLAVAYRELDDDEYKRWEQEYVKAKTSVSANRDDLLDVMAELIERDLILLGATAIEDKLQKGVPDCIDKLAQAGINIWVLTGDKKGTAINIGYACSLLRHGMKEILVILENPGIAAVERDTEDFAKASEIVEKQIDEGISQVTGGSSTQFGLIIDGQSLIFALDKKLIMRFMELAMKCATVICCRSSPKQKAIVTRWVKSVTGRTTLAIGDGANDVGMIQEADIGVGITGVEGMQICYFFYKNITFGFTLFWFEAYSSFSAQPAYNDWYMSSYNVLFTSLPVIALGVFDQDFSARHCLEYPSLYKEGIDDVLFRWTHILGWMFNGVLSSVIIFFLTANSITGQAFRKDGQVADYSVLGLTMYTCVVLAVNCQMALCINYFTWIQHLFIWGSITLWFKFLLVYGSIPPTLSTTAYKVFIEACAPSIQYWLTIILVVIATLLPWFSYRAFQTRFRSMVRDCIQT
- the LOC105768734 gene encoding probable phospholipid-transporting ATPase 8 isoform X1 — translated: MARVRKRNIHLSKLCSFSCCRRPSQPSSTDEYDRIGQKGYSRVVYCNEPDCEEQIRLKYRRNYVSTTKYTAANFIPKSLFEQFRRVANIYFLVVACVSFSPLAPYSAPSVLVPLIVVIGATMAKEGIEDYRRKQQDVEANNRTVEVYDGNSSFNETKWKNLRVGDIVKVHKDEYFPADLLLLSSDYEDGVCYVETMNLDGETNLKSKHPLEVTSLIRDVETVKGFRAVIKCEDPNEHLYKFVGTLYYECQQYALSPQQILLRGTKLKGPDYINGVVIFTGHDTKVMQNAMDPPSKRTRIERRMDKIIYVLFSALILVSFIGSLLFGIETKKDGGDYGRWYLRPDITTVFFDPRRPSVAAFLHFLTGLMLYGYLIPISLYVSIEICKVLQSIFINQDQAMYDEETKRSAHARTSNLNEELGQVFTILSDKTGTLTCNKMEFVKCSIAGTAYGCGMTEVEIALARKRGETLDEQRDIDTVESREPVKGFNFRDGRIMNRKWVHEPYRDYIEKFFRVLALCHTAVPEVLDPGKIFYEAESPDEAAFVIAAREVGFQFVKRNQTSIQLRELDRSSGEIVDRVYELLHVLEFSSTRRRMSVIVRNPERQLLLLAKGADSVIFERLSEQGRMFEAETKEHIERYSEAGLRTLAVAYRELDDDEYKRWEQEYVKAKTSVSANRDDLLDVMAELIERDLILLGATAIEDKLQKGVPDCIDKLAQAGINIWVLTGDKKGTAINIGYACSLLRHGMKEILVILENPGIAAVERDTEDFAKASEIVEKQIDEGISQVTGGSSTQFGLIIDGQSLIFALDKKLIMRFMELAMKCATVICCRSSPKQKAIVTRWVKSVTGRTTLAIGDGANDVGMIQEADIGVGITGVEGMQAAMSSDFSIAQFRFLERLLLVHGHWCYRRITMMICYFFYKNITFGFTLFWFEAYSSFSAQPAYNDWYMSSYNVLFTSLPVIALGVFDQDFSARHCLEYPSLYKEGIDDVLFRWTHILGWMFNGVLSSVIIFFLTANSITGQAFRKDGQVADYSVLGLTMYTCVVLAVNCQMALCINYFTWIQHLFIWGSITLWFKFLLVYGSIPPTLSTTAYKVFIEACAPSIQYWLTIILVVIATLLPWFSYRAFQTRFRSMVRDCIQT